A genomic window from Nicotiana sylvestris chromosome 11, ASM39365v2, whole genome shotgun sequence includes:
- the LOC104216398 gene encoding probable ribonuclease P/MRP protein subunit POP5 has product MVGFKNRYMVMEVFLDPNKDTGVDEPIIITQFNLTKAIKDVILTNFGECALASSTNSFQVKYVNPITKLCIIRASREEYQRVWAAITMVRSVGSCPVVFNLLDLSGSIRACRAAALKCDEFKFQQYQSLAGARLTPEVQQQMQSYLDKIKVLEH; this is encoded by the exons ATGGTGGGATTTAAGAATAGATATATGGTGATGGAAGTTTTTTTGGATCCAAATAAAGATACTGGAGTTGATGAGCCCATCATAATCACTCAATTTAACTTGACCAAAGCCATCAAGGATGTTATTCTGACAAACTTTGGTGAATGCGCCCTCGCCTCATCCACGAATTCATTTCAAG TGAAGTATGTGAATCCCATTACTAAACTTTGTATCATACGAGCATCAAGGGAGGAGTATCAAAGAGTTTGGGCTGCAATAACCATGGTCCGGagtgtagggagttgccccgttGTGTTCAACCTACTAGACCTAAGTG GTAGCATCAGGGCATGTAGAGCTGCAGCATTGAAATGTGATGAGTTCAAATTTCAGCAATACCAGTCATTGGCCGGAGCTCGACTCACCCCAGAGGTTCAACAGCAAATGCAGAGTTATCTAGATAAGATCAAAGTTTTGGAACACTGA